The Catharus ustulatus isolate bCatUst1 chromosome 15, bCatUst1.pri.v2, whole genome shotgun sequence genome has a window encoding:
- the LOC117003620 gene encoding ovoinhibitor-like isoform X2: MKVTGVLVRAALALCCCLGTAFGGQLDCSQYPSGVTKDGKSWVACPRDWKPVCGTDGNTYGNDCEICFYNTEHGASVEKEHDGECDPKPIVVDCSNYRRAVVDDHVIVACPRILKPVCGSDSFTYDNDCGICAYNAEHDTNVTKLHEGPCKESVAVDCTRYRTQTTKDGETLVACPRDLNPVCGTDGTTYDNECAICAHNVEQRTHVGKRHSGQCREKTAELDCSKFPARKVKGGKDLVRCPRILRPVCGTDGFTYDNDCSICAHNVQHGSDVKKSHDGRCKEESTPVDCSVYLSGAKSGEAIGACPYILREICGTDGVTYSNDCALCAHNIESGTEVAKKHDGRCVEEVSQLNCSQYRTATLPDGRKVMVCTRIYDPVCGSDGVTYASECTLCSHNLEHQTNISKRKNGPCEEDITRALCKDFKEVSPFCTLEYMPHCASNGQTYSNRCVFCNAYLESRATLNIVSLAEC; the protein is encoded by the exons ATGAAGGTGACAGGAGTTTTGGTGAGGGCAGCTCTtgccctttgctgctgcttgg gtaCTGCCTTTGGAGGTCAG CTTGATTGCAGTCAGTACCCCAGTGGTGTTACCAAGGATGGGAAGTCCTGGGTAGCTTGCCCAAGGGACTGGAAACCAGTGTGTGGCACCGATGGCAACACGTACGGCAACGACTGTGAGATCTGCTTCTACAACAC GGAGCACGGCGCCAGCGTGGAGAAGGAACACGATGGAGAATGTGACCCCAAACCTATCGTG GTTGATTGCAGTAATTACCGCAGAGCTGTAGTAGATGATCACGTCATCGTAGCGTGCCCAAGGATATTGAAACCAGTCTGTGGCTCAGATAGCTTCACTTATGACAATGACTGTGGGATCTGTGCCTACAATGC agaGCATGACACCAATGTTACCAAATTACATGAAGGGCCCTGCAAGGAGTCTGTTGCT GTTGACTGCACCAGGTACCGAACACAAACCACCAAGGATGGAGAAACATTGGTAGCCTGTCCGAGGGACCTGAACCCCGTTTGTGGCACAGACGGCACCACGTACGACAACGAGTGCGCGATCTGCGCCCACAACGT GGAACAAAGGACCCATGTTGGCAAAAGGCACAGTGGGCAATGCAGAGAGAAGACTGCTGAG CTTGACTGCAGTAAATTCCCAGCCAGGAAGGTGAAGGGTGGGAAAGACCTGGTCCGGTGCCCCAGGATCCTGCGCCCGGTGTGTGGCACAGATGGGTTCACCTATGACAACGACTGCAGCATCTGTGCCCACAACGT CCAACACGGGTCTGATGTTAAGAAGAGCCACGATGGAAGATGCAAAGAGGAAAGCACTCCT GTTGACTGCAGCGTGTACCTGAGTGGTGCCAAATCCGGAGAGGCCATCGGAGCCTGTCCCTACATCCTGCGCGAGATCTGCGGCACGGACGGCGTCACCTACAGCAACGActgtgccctgtgtgcccaCAACAT TGAGTCTGGAACCGAGGTTGCCAAGAAGCACGATGGAAGGTGCGTAGAAGAAGTTTCCCAG CTGAACTGCAGCCAGTACCGCACGGCCACGCTGCCGGACGGCAGGAAGGTGATGGTCTGCACCAGGATCTACGACCCCGTGTGCGGCAGCGACGGCGTCACCTATGCCAGCGAGTGCACCCTGTGTTCCCACAACTT ggAGCATCAGACCAACATTAGCAAGAGAAAGAACGGACCCTGCGAAGAGGATATCACAAGG GCCCTTTGCAAGGACTTCAAGGAAGTGTCTCCCTTCTGCACCTTGGAATACATGCCCCACTGTGCCTCTAATGGCCAAACGTACAGCAACAGATGTGTTTTCTGCAATGCCTACCT GGAAAGCAGGGCAACTCTCAACATCGTGAGCTTGGCTGAATGCTAA